In the Paraburkholderia acidisoli genome, one interval contains:
- a CDS encoding porin: MKKALFAAAGLLSVAPVVAQAQSSVTLYGLVDAGIGYVNNIKGGSAVQATSGRLSGSRWGFKGNEDLGGGLSAVFTLEGGFKPNDGTAAQGGRLFGRSAFVGIAKSGVGTVTFGRQYEPLADLVAQYAGSGIWSPSTHVGDNDNLNQTFRINNAVKFRSDTVAGFTVDGMYAFSNQASGTGTGFGNNRAWGIAANYVNGPLSFGGGYVLLDHPNTTTNTGGAIGGASSTTGDDYSGAFFYNLDGGVARQQIAVAGANYKIGKAIAGFAFSHTQLDYTDGSSRKFNNYDANLRYSLTPATTLIGIYTFTDGRANNLPGTGGASLKPKWHQFTLGVDYALSKRTDVYVSGTYQLAAGDASTRVGSAYSRIASIAYAGGASSTNRQVDVFTGIRTKF; the protein is encoded by the coding sequence ATGAAAAAAGCACTTTTCGCAGCGGCCGGACTGTTGTCCGTCGCACCCGTGGTCGCGCAGGCCCAGAGTTCCGTCACGCTGTATGGTCTGGTCGATGCCGGTATCGGTTATGTCAACAACATCAAGGGCGGTTCGGCGGTGCAGGCCACGAGCGGCCGCCTGAGCGGCAGCCGCTGGGGCTTCAAGGGCAACGAAGACCTCGGTGGCGGCCTGAGCGCGGTGTTCACGCTCGAAGGCGGCTTCAAGCCCAACGACGGTACCGCGGCGCAAGGCGGCCGTCTGTTCGGCCGTAGCGCGTTCGTGGGCATCGCGAAGAGCGGTGTGGGCACGGTCACGTTTGGCCGCCAGTACGAGCCGCTCGCGGACCTCGTGGCGCAATACGCGGGCTCGGGCATCTGGTCGCCGTCCACGCACGTGGGCGACAACGACAACCTGAACCAGACCTTCCGCATCAACAACGCCGTGAAGTTCCGCAGCGACACCGTCGCGGGCTTCACCGTGGACGGCATGTACGCGTTCAGCAACCAGGCGAGCGGCACGGGCACGGGCTTCGGCAACAACCGCGCGTGGGGTATCGCCGCGAATTACGTGAACGGCCCGCTCTCGTTCGGCGGCGGCTACGTGCTGCTCGACCACCCGAACACGACGACCAACACGGGCGGCGCGATCGGCGGCGCGTCGAGCACGACCGGCGACGACTACAGCGGCGCGTTCTTCTACAACCTCGACGGCGGCGTGGCACGCCAGCAGATCGCCGTGGCGGGTGCGAACTACAAGATCGGCAAGGCGATCGCGGGCTTCGCGTTCAGCCACACGCAGCTCGATTACACGGACGGCTCGTCGCGCAAGTTCAACAACTACGACGCCAACCTGCGCTACTCGCTCACGCCGGCCACGACGCTGATCGGCATCTACACGTTCACGGACGGCCGCGCGAACAACCTGCCGGGCACGGGCGGCGCCTCGCTCAAGCCGAAGTGGCACCAGTTCACGCTGGGCGTGGACTACGCGCTCTCGAAGCGCACCGACGTGTATGTCTCGGGCACCTACCAGCTCGCGGCGGGCGATGCGTCCACGCGCGTGGGGTCGGCTTATAGCCGGATCGCGTCGATCGCCTACGCGGGCGGTGCTTCGTCGACGAATCGCCAGGTGGACGTGTTCACCGGCATCCGCACGAAGTTCTAA
- a CDS encoding AraC family transcriptional regulator → MSLIPPSAKLQTFGKTFADRKVIAQSLDYAHGAHEIAHVHHRAQLVYATRGIVRVLTPRGLWMVTPAHALLIGSQVEHELHMLGDVAMRTLYLEPGALAVTERDCRPIAPGDLLRAAIADLCAAGTQATGNRRSALLEPLILDLVDEAPRTADAACLPLPADARLRRICTSLIAQPANPDTLEAWAAQVGASGRTVARHFRVETGLSFGQWREQLRTTEARARLAVGHAIADIARELGYADARTFATMFRRASGVTPQHYARGAHATHVSDT, encoded by the coding sequence ATGTCCCTGATCCCGCCTTCCGCCAAACTGCAAACTTTCGGCAAGACGTTCGCCGACCGTAAGGTCATCGCGCAGTCGCTCGACTACGCGCATGGCGCGCATGAGATCGCCCACGTGCACCATCGCGCGCAACTGGTCTACGCCACGCGCGGCATCGTGCGTGTGCTCACGCCGCGCGGGTTGTGGATGGTCACGCCCGCGCACGCGCTGCTGATCGGCTCGCAGGTCGAGCACGAACTGCACATGCTCGGCGATGTCGCCATGCGCACGCTCTATCTGGAGCCCGGCGCGCTCGCCGTGACCGAACGCGACTGCCGCCCGATCGCGCCAGGCGACCTGCTGCGCGCCGCGATCGCCGATCTGTGCGCGGCGGGCACGCAGGCCACGGGCAACCGGCGCAGCGCGCTGCTCGAACCGCTGATCCTCGATCTCGTCGACGAAGCGCCGCGCACCGCCGATGCGGCCTGCCTGCCGCTGCCCGCCGACGCGCGCCTGCGCCGCATCTGCACGAGCCTGATCGCCCAGCCCGCGAACCCCGACACGCTCGAGGCATGGGCGGCGCAAGTGGGCGCGAGCGGGCGCACGGTGGCGCGGCACTTTCGGGTGGAAACGGGGCTCAGTTTCGGTCAGTGGCGCGAACAGTTGCGCACGACGGAGGCGAGGGCGCGGCTCGCGGTCGGCCATGCGATCGCCGACATCGCACGCGAACTCGGTTACGCCGACGCGCGCACATTCGCAACGATGTTCCGCCGCGCGAGCGGCGTGACGCCGCAGCACTACGCGCGCGGCGCGCACGCAACACACGTATCGGACACCTGA
- a CDS encoding MFS transporter — translation MIQAANVRSRSRVRWWVAGLMWAAIAINYIDRTVLSAAAPRIQSQFHLSAVEMGVVMSAFFWSYALLQLPAGFLADRFGQKKVLGFAVVWWSLATAVTGLANGFKSLVALRVALGVGEAGAYPSNAGIASKWFPRRERATVAGIFDSGSKLGGAIALPLIAAMLTAFDWKLTFAITGLLGLIWFVVWQFTFSDSPRQHKWVNAEELAHIESDALTGQHDGARPSLRQLLKHRNIWAMCIGFFMINYNSYFFITWLPTYLVKARGMTMMEMGWMASLPLLASIVVEIFAGWASDRVFASGKLSLTATRKLFLVIGLLMASSIGFAAFAESAWVAVLLLCIAKSGTTVAASQVWALPGDVAPRNAVSMVAGIQNTVSNLGGVVGPIVTGAIVGATGSFVPALLFSSALIAIAIVNYLFLLGKVEPIGLDGTATQPQAREHSHAP, via the coding sequence ATGATTCAGGCCGCCAACGTGCGGAGTCGCTCCAGGGTGCGCTGGTGGGTTGCCGGCCTCATGTGGGCGGCCATCGCGATCAACTACATCGACCGTACGGTGCTCTCGGCCGCGGCGCCGCGCATCCAGTCGCAGTTTCATCTGAGCGCGGTGGAAATGGGCGTCGTCATGTCGGCGTTCTTCTGGTCGTACGCGCTCCTGCAATTGCCCGCCGGTTTCCTCGCCGATCGCTTCGGCCAGAAAAAGGTGCTCGGCTTCGCCGTGGTCTGGTGGTCGCTGGCCACCGCGGTAACGGGTCTCGCCAACGGCTTCAAGTCGCTCGTCGCGCTGCGCGTGGCGCTGGGCGTGGGCGAGGCGGGTGCCTACCCGAGCAACGCGGGCATTGCCTCGAAGTGGTTTCCGCGCCGCGAGCGCGCGACCGTTGCGGGTATTTTCGACAGCGGTTCCAAGCTGGGCGGCGCGATCGCGCTGCCGCTCATTGCCGCCATGCTCACGGCGTTCGACTGGAAGCTCACGTTCGCCATCACGGGTCTGCTCGGGCTGATCTGGTTCGTGGTGTGGCAATTCACGTTCAGCGACTCGCCGCGCCAGCACAAGTGGGTCAACGCCGAGGAACTCGCGCATATCGAAAGCGACGCGCTGACCGGCCAGCACGACGGCGCGCGCCCGTCGCTGCGCCAGCTGCTCAAGCATCGCAACATCTGGGCGATGTGCATCGGCTTCTTCATGATCAACTACAACTCGTACTTCTTCATCACGTGGCTGCCCACGTATCTGGTGAAGGCGCGCGGGATGACGATGATGGAAATGGGCTGGATGGCCTCGCTGCCGCTGCTGGCTTCCATCGTCGTGGAAATTTTCGCGGGCTGGGCCTCGGACCGCGTGTTCGCGAGCGGCAAACTCTCGCTCACCGCCACGCGCAAGCTGTTTCTGGTGATCGGTCTGTTGATGGCGTCGAGCATCGGTTTCGCGGCGTTCGCGGAGTCGGCGTGGGTGGCCGTGCTGCTGCTGTGCATCGCCAAGTCGGGCACCACCGTGGCGGCTTCGCAGGTGTGGGCGCTCCCGGGCGACGTCGCGCCGCGCAATGCGGTTTCGATGGTCGCGGGCATTCAGAACACGGTGTCGAATCTCGGCGGCGTGGTCGGCCCGATCGTCACGGGCGCGATCGTGGGTGCAACGGGTTCGTTCGTGCCCGCGCTGCTGTTCTCTTCGGCGCTGATCGCCATCGCCATCGTCAATTATCTGTTCCTGCTGGGCAAGGTTGAGCCGATCGGACTCGACGGCACCGCGACGCAGCCGCAAGCACGCGAACACAGCCACGCCCCGTAA